Part of the Tolypothrix sp. PCC 7910 genome, GCTAAAGTGGCAATTGGGGGTAATCGCCAGCAGCCGTTGTATAATCTCAGCGAATTTACATTTCAAAAATTATTAGGCGATGCGGATGGGATTGCTAGTAATTTAAGGGCTTATATTAACAGTTTCTCACCCAGAGCCAGGGATATTTTCGAGAAGTTTGATTTTGATAGTGAAATTCAAAAACTCGATGAAAGTAATCGGCTATATCTAATTATTAAAGAGTTTTGTAAGCCTGACATTGATTTATCTCCGGCGAAACTTTCTAATTTACAAATGGGTTATCTATTTGAGGAATTAGTCAGGAAGTTTAACGAACAAGCCAACGAAGAAGCAGGAGACCACTTTACCCCCCGGGAAGTAATTCGGCTGATGGTAAATCTGGTTTTTTGTGAAGAGCAGGATATTTTTAAACAAGGGATTTACCGCACAGTTTACGACCCCACAGCCGGAACCGGGGGAATGTTATCTGTCGCAGAGGAATACATTAAAAAGCAAAATCAGGCAGCGAATTTAGGGTTATTTGGGCAAGAATATAATCCTGAATCCTATGCGATTTGCTGCTCTGATTTACTGATTAAAGATGAGCCGATTAATAATCTTGTTTATGGCGATACCTTGGGAGTAAAAAACGCCAAAACCAAAAGTAATAACTTTTTACCCCATGATGGTCATCCTGATAAACAGTTTCACTATATGTTTGCTAATCCGCCTTTTGGGGTGGAATGGAAACCAGAACAGGATTTTATTGAAGATGAGTATAAAAATTTAGGATTTCAGGGGCGTTTTGGGGCTGGTTTGCCGCGCATTAATGATGGTTCGCTGTTGTTTTTGCAACACATGATATCGAAAATGTACCCGTCTCCAGAGGTAGGGGGTGATGGTTCTCGAATTGCGATTGTGTTTAATGGTTCGCCTTTATTTACAGGGGATGCGGGGAGTGGGGAAAGTAATATTCGCCGTTGGATTATTGAAAACGACTGGCTGGATGCGGTGGTTGCTTTACCTGACCAAATGTTTTATAACACCGGAATTTTTACTTATATTTGGCTGGTGACAAATAAGAAAGCAGCGAATCGTCAGGGGAAAGTGCAGCTGATTGATGGTACTCGCCATTTCCAAAAAATGAAAAAGAGTCTTGGTAATAAGCGCAATGAATTATCCCCTGAGCATATTGCGGAACTGGTGCGACTGTATGGGGATTTTCAGCATAATGATATTAGTGAAGTAGAGTCAGACGGACAGAAAGAAAAGCGGGTTTGCTCGAAGATTTTTGATAATCAGAAGTTTGGGTTTCTTAAAATTACAGTAGAGCGTCCGTTGAGGTTAAATTTTCAGGCGAGTGAGGAGCGTTTGGAACGGTTGTGCGAGCAGAAGGCGTTTCAGGATTTAGCAACCACGAAGAAGCGTAAAGATGCTCAGGTACAACAGTTAGAAATTGAGATGGGAGAAAGTCTGCAAAATCAAATTTTGGCTGCTTTGCAGAAATTGGATGCAAATAAACTTTATCTGTCCCGTGATGAGTTTGAAAAAGAGTTAAATCGGGTGTTAAAACAAGCGGGATTAAGTTTAAAAGCTCCAGTCAAAAAAGCGATTTTAGCAGCATTAGGAGAGACTGATCCAGAAGCGGAAATCTGCCTTGATGCTAAGGGGAATCCTGAACCGGATAGTAATTTACGAGATACTGAGATTGTACCTTTACCGGATGATATTACGTTGCCGTTACCGTTGGGGTATGACAAGGATGCAAGTGTAAATGAGTTGGTTAAGTTAGTAAAGGCGCATTGTGAGACATATTTAAAAGCGGAAGTATTGCCCCATGTACCGGATGCTTGGATTGATTTTGATAAGACTAAGGTGGGGTATGAGATTCCCTTAAATCGTCATTTTTATGTATATCAGCCGCCTCGTCATCTGGATGAAATTGAGAATGACATTAAATCGCTGGAGTCGGACATTATGGCGATGTTGGGGGAAGTGGTTTAAGGGCTAAAATAAAAATGTAGGCTTAGGAGATTTCCAAATTATGCAAATTACAATTAATTTACCAGATAAATTAACAGAGAGGCTTCAGGATAAATGGGAGAATTTATCTCAAAAAGTTATAGATAAATTAGTTCTAGAAGCTTTTCTAGAGGGTTTGATTGATTTTGATGAATTTAGGGAAATGCTAGGTTTCAAGAATGATGTAGATTTACAAGCTTTTTTATCTGCAAATATTCCCCTTCATAGTTCAGGACTGTTGAACTTAGCGGGAAGTTGTGCGGATATAGATTTTACAGTTGACGATTTAGGTATTAGTGATGAGATGGATGATGATTTAGTTGGGGTTTTTGATGAGTAATTCTTCTCTAATTTATTTACTCGATACTAATGCTTGCATAGTGTATTTGAAAAATAAAAATTCTAACATTAATCTTCATTTAGATAGCGTAGGCTCGAATAAAATCGCTGTTTGCTCTGTGGTTAAGGCTGAGTTATTTTATGGTTCGATGCGTAGCAATAATCCTCAGAAAAGTTTAAATATACAACTGTTGTTTCTGAATCAGTTTATATCTCTACCATTTGATGATCGTTGTGCGGAAATTTATGGAACTATTCGGGCAGATTTAGCCAATAAAGGAACTCCAATTAGTTTAAATGATTTACAAATAGCTTCTATTGCTTTGGCGAATAATTTAATTTTAGTTATTAATATTGGTGCTAAATCCAATACTGTTACTAATTTACACTTAGACAAAATTAAAGAGTTTTGGGCTACCCTTCCGCCACTGGATGAGCAGAAGGCGATCGCCCACTTTCTCGACTATAAAACCAAACAAATAGACGACCTCATCGCCAAGAAAGAAGCCCTCATTGAAAAACTCGACGAAAAACGCACCGCCCTCATCAGTCACGCTGTCACCAAAGGACTAGAGCCAAATGCTCCGATGAAAAATTCCGGGATTGAGTGGTTGGATGAAATCCCTGAGCATTGGAAACGAATTCCATTTAGATGGTGCTGTTATATTACTGAAGGACAAGTAGATCCTACACAACCAAAATTTAAAGATTTGCCCTTAA contains:
- a CDS encoding class I SAM-dependent DNA methyltransferase → MVASIESSTNQELVGFIWSIADKLRGPYRPPQYRRVMLPLIVLRRLDAVLEPTKKAVLEAKAKYEAMKLAGDAFEKAIAKVAIGGNRQQPLYNLSEFTFQKLLGDADGIASNLRAYINSFSPRARDIFEKFDFDSEIQKLDESNRLYLIIKEFCKPDIDLSPAKLSNLQMGYLFEELVRKFNEQANEEAGDHFTPREVIRLMVNLVFCEEQDIFKQGIYRTVYDPTAGTGGMLSVAEEYIKKQNQAANLGLFGQEYNPESYAICCSDLLIKDEPINNLVYGDTLGVKNAKTKSNNFLPHDGHPDKQFHYMFANPPFGVEWKPEQDFIEDEYKNLGFQGRFGAGLPRINDGSLLFLQHMISKMYPSPEVGGDGSRIAIVFNGSPLFTGDAGSGESNIRRWIIENDWLDAVVALPDQMFYNTGIFTYIWLVTNKKAANRQGKVQLIDGTRHFQKMKKSLGNKRNELSPEHIAELVRLYGDFQHNDISEVESDGQKEKRVCSKIFDNQKFGFLKITVERPLRLNFQASEERLERLCEQKAFQDLATTKKRKDAQVQQLEIEMGESLQNQILAALQKLDANKLYLSRDEFEKELNRVLKQAGLSLKAPVKKAILAALGETDPEAEICLDAKGNPEPDSNLRDTEIVPLPDDITLPLPLGYDKDASVNELVKLVKAHCETYLKAEVLPHVPDAWIDFDKTKVGYEIPLNRHFYVYQPPRHLDEIENDIKSLESDIMAMLGEVV
- a CDS encoding restriction endonuclease subunit S, which codes for MSNSSLIYLLDTNACIVYLKNKNSNINLHLDSVGSNKIAVCSVVKAELFYGSMRSNNPQKSLNIQLLFLNQFISLPFDDRCAEIYGTIRADLANKGTPISLNDLQIASIALANNLILVINIGAKSNTVTNLHLDKIKEFWATLPPLDEQKAIAHFLDYKTKQIDDLIAKKEALIEKLDEKRTALISHAVTKGLEPNAPMKNSGIEWLDEIPEHWKRIPFRWCCYITEGQVDPTQPKFKDLPLIAPNHIESQTGKLVAKETAEDQGAISGKYFYKSGTLLYSKIRPALVKACISEEDGLCSADMYPIKTAGILSNKFMLYQILSKNFTQLAILVSDRVAMPKVNRETLGGFPILVPPLKEQQQIVDYLDEQTASITQQKAKIQQAIERLKEYRTALITNAVTGKIDVRQVPIP